In Clostridiales bacterium, one genomic interval encodes:
- the trpD gene encoding anthranilate phosphoribosyltransferase: MQAILKMVTDKQNLTYQDARFVMTKIMSGEVSDIVLASYLTGLKLKGETSEEILGSAMAMRDKAIKIEGSDSLDIVGTGGDGHNTFNVSSISALVAAGCGIKVAKHGNKSVSSKCGSADVFEALGVKIDIPPQRMQEIFDKIGIAFLFAPVYHTSMKYAAKVRKELGFRSIFNILGPLSNPALAKYALLGVYDRALQRPVAEALGQLGLVCGIVVHGENGLDEVNPAGVTYISEYKDGDVVHYTLTPKDFGLEGCELQDIIGGDAQTNKQMALRVLQGERGPLRDTVIMNSALAIKAVLSKPISQCARMAAESIDSGRALKKLKELIIETNK, from the coding sequence ATGCAAGCGATTTTGAAAATGGTTACCGATAAACAAAACTTGACATACCAAGACGCGCGCTTCGTTATGACCAAGATAATGAGCGGCGAGGTAAGCGATATTGTCTTGGCTTCGTATTTGACGGGGCTAAAGCTAAAAGGCGAAACCTCCGAGGAGATTTTGGGTTCGGCTATGGCTATGCGCGATAAAGCCATAAAAATAGAAGGCAGCGACTCGCTGGACATAGTGGGCACGGGCGGCGACGGGCACAACACCTTTAATGTGTCTTCCATAAGCGCGCTGGTGGCGGCGGGCTGCGGAATTAAAGTCGCCAAGCACGGCAACAAGTCGGTTTCTTCCAAATGCGGAAGCGCCGATGTGTTTGAGGCGCTGGGCGTCAAGATTGACATACCGCCCCAAAGAATGCAAGAGATTTTTGACAAGATAGGCATCGCGTTTTTGTTCGCGCCCGTTTATCACACCTCAATGAAATACGCCGCCAAAGTCAGAAAAGAATTGGGCTTTCGTTCTATATTTAACATACTCGGGCCGCTTAGCAATCCCGCATTGGCCAAATACGCGCTTTTGGGCGTATACGACCGCGCGTTGCAAAGGCCCGTGGCCGAGGCTTTGGGGCAATTGGGGCTTGTTTGCGGCATAGTCGTTCACGGCGAAAACGGCTTGGATGAAGTCAATCCCGCCGGCGTTACCTATATAAGCGAGTATAAAGACGGCGATGTCGTCCATTATACATTGACGCCAAAAGATTTCGGGCTGGAAGGCTGCGAGCTTCAAGATATAATAGGCGGCGACGCCCAAACCAATAAGCAAATGGCGCTAAGGGTCTTGCAAGGCGAAAGAGGGCCTTTGCGCGACACCGTCATAATGAACAGCGCTTTGGCTATTAAAGCCGTTTTGTCCAAGC
- a CDS encoding C26 family cysteine hydrolase domain-containing family (Members of this family of hydrolases with an active site Cys residue belong to MEROPS family C26.), protein MTILIDNNDGFAYNLYQYLAEIDGDIMVIKSAEATLEKIKDLAPTHIVISSGTGHPKDAKLLIEIVKQSGENTAILGIGLGHQAIALAFGGEVRPMRKIAHGKKSPVHLLDCPIFKNLPPKINTGRYHSLIIEKLPPVLCPAAYDDEGAIMALRHRQHKIFGLQFCPASFLTEYGKQILQNFLEV, encoded by the coding sequence ATGACTATATTAATAGATAACAACGACGGATTTGCCTATAATCTTTATCAATATCTGGCTGAAATTGACGGCGATATTATGGTCATAAAAAGCGCCGAAGCGACTCTTGAAAAAATCAAAGATTTGGCGCCTACGCATATAGTGATAAGCTCCGGTACAGGTCATCCAAAAGACGCCAAACTATTGATTGAGATTGTTAAGCAATCGGGCGAAAATACGGCTATTTTGGGAATAGGGCTTGGACACCAGGCGATAGCGCTTGCTTTTGGCGGCGAGGTAAGGCCGATGCGCAAGATAGCGCACGGGAAAAAATCGCCCGTTCATTTGCTGGACTGTCCGATTTTTAAAAACCTGCCGCCCAAAATCAATACGGGCAGATACCATTCTTTGATAATAGAAAAACTCCCGCCCGTATTGTGCCCCGCGGCCTATGACGACGAGGGCGCTATAATGGCGCTTAGGCATCGGCAGCATAAAATATTCGGCTTGCAGTTTTGTCCCGCTTCGTTTTTGACGGAATACGGCAAACAGATTTTGCAAAATTTTTTGGAGGTTTAA